The Scyliorhinus torazame isolate Kashiwa2021f chromosome 17, sScyTor2.1, whole genome shotgun sequence genome includes a window with the following:
- the LOC140394341 gene encoding parvalbumin beta-like: protein MSMSTVLNPGDIDKALADCAGTFNHKKFFALSGLSKKTDAEIATVFNILDQDRSGFIEVDELKLFLQNFSATARALNDAETKEFLDAGDSDHDGKIGVDEFKCMVKA from the exons ATGTCTATGAGCACCGTACTCAACCCTGGTGACATCGACAAAGCCCTGGCTGACTGCGCTG GGACATTCAATCACAAGAAATTCTTCGCACTCAGCGGCCTGAGCAAGAAAACAGATGCCGAAATCGCAACAGTTTTCAACATCCTCGACCAGGATCGGAGTGGGTTCATTGAAGTGGATGAACTGAA ACTCTTCCTGCAGAATTTTTCTGCCACTGCAAGGGCACTGAATGATGCTGAGACCAAGGAATTCCTTGATGCTGGAGATAGTGACCATGATGGCAAGATCGGAGTTGACG AATTCAAGTGCATGGTCAAAGCATAA